In Sphingobacterium sp. SRCM116780, the genomic stretch CTGCTTAGTTCTAGAGTTGGATATACTGAAATGTTACAGGCTTACGCAGAAATAGGTGCAAAAACAGATTTTACAGATCGTAATGGCAATACCTTGTTACACATTATCGCACAATACTCGTCTCATGCAGTTTCAGCTTACCAAACTGCAATGGAACGCTTACTTATTCATCAAAACGATTCAAATTTTGATGCTGAAAACCCACGTCAGGCGCAAGAAAGAGCCGAATTGGAATGGCATTTCAATGTAAATAAAGCAAGGTTCAATCAATTTATTACTTATGCTATAACAGCGATGGAATTTAATGCCGATCCATATCAAAAAAACAATGAAGGTGAAACAGCTATTGATGTGGCCATTTATTATCAATCGAAAGCTATAGGGGCTATTTTAAAAGGTGTCGATTTCTCTAATCAGGAAACCGTACCACTGTATTTTGAGGCGGGCGGAATGAATATTTATCAGGCTTGCGCCAAAAATGACCTTGAAGCATTGAATGCTCTCATCCAAATAGGAGAAGATTTAAATGAGGCTTACGATAAAGAAGGTGATAAGTTTAATGGAATGACCCCTTTGGCTATCGCAATGACGCAACATTATTTTGAGGTTACAGATGTGTTATTGAAAAACGGAGCCGATGCAACACTTCGTGATAGTAAAGCTTGGCATCCGTTTAGGTATTTGTATACACCAGTTTCAGGAGTAAATACCAATTTCGACCAATTTCAAAATAAGGTTTTTCCGAAGATTTTAAACGCTTATCTCGATGCAGGTTTCGATATCAATTCTCTTTTAGATGATGATGAAAACACGCTTTTAACGGTATCTGCTAAATATGCTGACGACCTGCAACTTTACAACGGTAATTCCATTACAACAGTGTTGATTGATGAAGTAGTTTATTCGAATGCTGATGTTAACAAAACCAATCGTGATGGCATTTCGGCATTGATGTATTTGTGTTTAGCTGATACCAAAAGAGGTGAAAAAAACCTAATTACCCTTTTAGAGCAAAGTGCATCTACCGAATTGCGCGATAAAAACGGAAAAACAGCACTGATTTATGCCGTAAATAATTCGGATAAATCGGCAGCAAAAACCTATTGCGAATTATTGGTAGAATTTGGAAATCTGCTTATTGATGCTAAAGATAATGCTGGAAAATCTGCTTTGGATTATGCTGTTGTGCAAAATAATGAGCCATTAGTTGCTTGGTTGGTAGAGAGAATGTAAATCAAAAAAATAGAATAATAAACATTTACTTATACATAAAATGGATAATATTTTTTTAAACGCTTGTAAAAACAACCAAAAAGCAATTGTGCAAACTTTGCTTAAAAAAGGCGACATCAATCTCAATAAGCGCGACGCGATGGGCAATACGCCATTGTTCTATTCGTGCCAAAAAGGTGCAAGAGACATCGTTAAAATTTTAGTAGAGGCTGGAGCCGATATCAATCTGGCAAATAACCAAAGTGCTACACCTTTACATATTGTTTCACAAAGCGGAAATAAAGAAATAGCGACTATTTTGCTAAATAATGGTGCCGATATTAATGTAACCGATAAAGCAGGCAAAACCGCACTGATTTATTCGTTGGCCGAAGGAAGGACTGAATTTACCAAATTTCTCTTATCAAAAGGTGCTGATAAAACCATTAAAGATAACGACGGACATAGTGCTTTAGATTATGCCACCAGCAGAGGTTTACGAGATACCGTTGCATTGTTGGTTGGTGAGGCAGATGATAAAAATAGCACTGGAAACACAGCGCTTCATCAAGCTGTTTGGAACAATGAAGCCGAGGTGGTTAGCGAATTATTGAAAATAAATACCATTAACATTAATGCTATAAACGACCAAGGCGATAGTGCATTGGTTTTGGCCTGTATGCAAAATAATTTACGAATTACAGAGCAATTGCTCAACGCCGACGCCGATATGTTATTGAAACGCTTGGATGGCAACTCGGTTTTGCATTATAGCAGTGGCCGTGGAAACAAGGAAATTGCCAAGTTACTTATCGAAAAAGGAATGGACATGAACAGCAAAAACAATGAAGGCGAAACCCCGTTAATTGTGGCTTCCATTTGTGGGTTTAATGAAATTACCGCCTTACTTGTTGATCATGGTGCCAGTGTAAACGAAAAAGACAACGACGAGCATTCAGCATTGCATTATGCTTCAGAAAAGGGCTACAATGAGATTGTAGAGCAGCTGATCATAGCTGGAGCTAGTTCATAAAAAATGATTATTAAAGCTTCATTTTATAAATTAAAATTCATAACTAATGAAAACAATCTAAAAACGAAAAATTTTAGTCTTGGCACTCATTGCCACATTAACCATCGATTCTCTAACGTAGTAATTAGCAAAGAAAGCTATAATGATGTAATGAAATAACAACAACAATAAGATTACTGGATAAAATAAAAAATTTAACACTTACAAATACAGAACAATATGATCATTTTTGGAACAAGAAATAAGTTTTTAACCGCATTCAATACTGAGCAAACTTGCGGTCATTGCAACACTGGCAAATTAAATTTAGCTTACACCATTAGCTATTTCCATATCTTTTGGATACCCATGTTTCCATTTGGCAAAAAAGGGATGACCCAATGCCCACATTGTAAACAAATATTAAACGCGTATGAGCTTGCTCCAGAAAGTCGTAATTACATCAACGCTCAAAAAAGTAATGTTAAAACACCTTTAACATATTTCGCTGGACTTATTTTAATTGGCGCTTTAATATTGTTTGTGGTTGTAGTTAATATGTTGAAATAAACAGGTTGCAACTTTTGAACATGATCTAGGGCAATCACAAATAAATTTGGTCTATCCTATCCACAAAAAAAGCCTTCCGCTATGCGGAGGGCTTCAATTTTATTGTCGGGGTGGCAGGATTCGAACCTACGACCTCCACATCCCAAATGTGGCGCGATACCGGGCTACGCTACACCCCGAAAAAGGTATCACCTTTTGTTTTACTGTGATGCAAATATACAGTGATTTTTATATTTATCAAGGATAAAAATCACTTTATTCAATAAACCTCTGATTTAATGAGAAATAAAATTATTACCTCTAACTATTATCATAATTACATGAATATCCTCCTATTATGATGTGTAAAACTTTTTAAAATATATCTAGAGTAGCCTCTATAAAATCAAAAGGGATTGTCTATCTTTGCAACAAACTAAGACGGCATAAAACTTTTTGAAAAAAGTATTTCTTAAAGTAAAAAAAAAGCTGTAATATTGCATTCCGATTTTTACAGGCTAATAATCGTATTTAATACTCAAAATCATGGATTTAGTAAAATTTGTAGAAGAACAAGCGGTAATCATAAATGAAGTTCCCGCATTTAAAGCTGGAGACACCATAAGCGTTCATTATAAAATTCGCGAAGGAAATAAAGAGCGTATCCAAATTTACCAAGGTGTGGTTCTCCAATTGAACAGCGAAGGTGTTAATTCAACTTTCACTGTACGCAAAATTTCAAATGGCATTGGTGTGGAACGTATTTTCCCTGTAAATTCGCCTAACATTGAAAAAATTGTAGTAAACAGCTACGGTAAAGTACGTCGCGCTAAATTATTTTATTTACGTGGTCTTACTGGTAAAGCTGCTCGTATTAAGTCTAAAAGAATCTAATTACGACTACGCAAGCATAAAAAAAGGCTTTGATTCATTTCAAAAGCCTTTTTTTATTTTAAAATTTTCAAAACAAAGCCGCATTGCATCTCTTGGACACAAAGCTTTGTAACTTATAAGCTTACCTTATTTCCTAATAGTGATTTATAATACGCTTCTATATCCTTCCAATGGTAATAGGGCAAAATATCACTCTTTACTGGAGGTATCAGTTTTTCATTCTCGTTAAGTAAGAATTTTACGATAATATCTGAGGAACCTGGCTTTCTAAAGAAAACAATCTGAATATTAGCGGCCATAGGTGCGATCTTGAAATTACTCCACGCCTTATAAAATTCTGATGGTTCGGAAACACTGTTATACGTATCTTCCAAATGCAAAAGCATAGCTAATGGGATAATGTTTCCATCGTGAGCAAATCGAAATGCGGCGCCATTTGAATGGGTGGAGATAGTTTTTTCAGCTCTTTCCAGAATATCCCGTAAAATTGGTTTAGCATTCTCAAACATTATCCCCCCATTTAATGCAGAATTTGCATCACTTACATAATTTTTATAATTGCGACATTGCCATAAATCAAAAAGCTCTTGTTTCTCAAACACATCATAAAAATTTAGTTTAGTTTCAATATTCTGCATATCACCAGCAATTTCGTACATCCCTTCAAACAGCTGCTTTTGATTTACATGCTGTTGTATATAAACGCTATCCGTAAAAAGAGCGTGTACCATTCGACTTGGGTTGATATGGTTATTTTCAAATTTATCATAATCTGCTCTCCAGTCAGATTTTGAAGAATTAAACATATTCGCTTCATTGGTATGAAAGTTAAGATAACGTTGGTATTTCATACTCGCATCTCTTGAAATAAGCAACTTCGGGTTAAGTTCCTTCAGTCGTTCGCTAAAGGCATCCATACTTAATGCACAACGGAGAACAGTTGTAGATTGAGCCGAAATTTCGGCCTTATCAACGAAAATCTGAGGGTATCTAGTATACATACGTTCGGCTATACCCCTATGCTGTCTGACTCCCAAAGGAGAAAGATCTCCTCCCCTGAATTCAGCTTCCTGCCATACTTTTTTCAACCGTTCGAATACATCTTTTCCTAACGCGGACAATGTATGGTTATTAGCGGCATCCTGCAACAGATCCAGTACCACTTTATATTGATCGTCACTAACTAAATAACGGGAGCCATGGCGACTAAAATGACTGATATAAAATGGCTCATATCCCTTTGGTACAGGTGCTTGAGGTGAAATTTCCTTTTCTGGATAAGCATAGTACACACCTGCGGTTTTTTCAGGATTGTCAAACATTTCCTGTTTTGAAGTTTGGGCACTACCTACTTGAATACTGATGTATAATGCACTTAAGAAAATGGTTATATTTTTCATTATTTATAATTTGTGAATAAGGTATTTTAAACTTTAATTTATGTGGTCTGCATGAACTATTTAATTAGAATACCTCTTAGTTAGACCGTTAAAATAGTTTGCCAAATAATGTTTAGGTTTTTTAGATTTAGTTATTTAGGTTTTATTTTATGTTGTATACATAATCAACCATATTTAACTTTGATATTGGCATTATAAATATCAAAGGATTGGTTAGATAAGCGTTTTATATTTTTTAACCAATGTAAATGAAATATTTCAGGCGTGCAAATTATTTTATTGCGCTAAATGTAAAGTTGTGTTCGTATAACTTTTTATACTTACAAGGATTTAACCGTTTAACTATCCGAATCTTGCAAGGATAATTCAGTAATTAAGACATGGATGAAAGGATACCTTTTTCTAACCTTCTTCGTACTTTCTTCGAACCATCTTCTAAGTTTCAATACACCTGGAACGCTCTTTTACCGCTGTTGCACCGCCTTTTCCCCGAGTCAACTGTGGTAAAAAGGCGGAGAAAGGACGGTAGAAGAGTACTGGAAGTTAGAAGAGAGTCCGAAGTTGGTTAGAAGTTGGTTAGAAGTTGATATAGATTTTAGGCAATAGTAAAAGCTGACATACCTTCGCCCTCTTTAGCAACATTTTCTTTACAAGGCAAAATATACTTTAATGCTAAATCTTTTTAGTTTATCTTAATGGGCTGAAAAGTTATTTTTATGAACAAATCTATTTTTATCTTTATATTATCATGCTGCTATACGATCAGCTATGGTCAAAATTCTATCAAAGAATTTTTAGCGCTGCAATCGATACCAAAAACCTACGCTGTTCTTAAAACGAATGAAACCTTGCAAATTGATGGAAAGGATAATGAAAATAGCTGGGCACAAGCAAAGACAATCACTAATTTTGAAGATATCCAAGGCAAAAACTTCAAACAACCTGCTTATAAAACAGAACTGAAAATGTTATGGGATTCGACTTATTTATATGTTTATGCGAAACTTTATGATCCTCATATTTGGGCAGATATTAAGAAACATGATGAAATTGTCTATTTGAACAACGACTTTGAGATTTTCCTAAAACCAAATTTGCATCAAGCTGAATATTACGAAGTCGAAGTTAATGCCCTTCAAACCATATTCGACCTTATGCTTACAAAACCTTACCGATTTGGTGGAGAAGCAATCACACATTGGGATCTAAAAAATCTTAAATCGGCAGTCTATGTTAATGGCTCACTCAACAACCCACAAGATACCGACTCGTTCTGGTCTGTTGAGTTTGCAATACCACATCAATCTATTTATGCATTTGGAAAACCTATGATGCCTAAACCTAATGACTACTGGCTTTGCAACTTCTCCCGTGTACAATGGCAACATGAAGTCATCAACGATCAATACCGCAGAAAAACAAAGAATAACAAGATTTTAGAAGAGGACAATTGGGTATGGTCTCCAATAGGCCTAATCAACATGCATTATCCTGAAAGATGGGGTTATATACAATTTGTAGAACATGCACAGGAACAACCTCCTGCTTTACCAGAGACGTATGAAATAACAAAATTGGCTTGGAATATTCATTATTTACAACGATTATTTTATAAAGAGAATCGTATGTACACGAACCAGCTATCAAAACTTTCTCTGTTTAAAGAAAATATAAATCCAATTCTAAAAAATTATCAGATCACGTTGAACTTAAGTCAGGATAAAAAGAATTATAATATGCAAATCGTTGATCATCGATCAAAGAAAATGTATGTATACTTAGACAATAAGGGTAATTTTGAGATCAATCCGTAGATTAAGGTTTTATGATTAACTAAAATTAAAAGCTGATTATTTATCAAGTAGCTCATAAAAGAGGAGATTATTTATAGATGGGTTCGGATATTCATTTTAATAACCATAGTCATTTGAAATGATATTCAATCTTCAACAAAACACCCAAAGAAAATAGAACTAATATTATTACTTTTACAAGCAATAATGTATAAGAATATATCCTTTTTTCCCAATCTGAATGCGTTAAGATTTGTTGCTGCATTACTGGTCATCTTTCATCATGGAGAGGTAATTCGAGCGAAAAATGATTTTATTAGTTATGAACATTTAAGTTTTTTTCAAAACGGGAGTACTGCTGTTAAATTTTTCTTTGTTCTAAGTGGTTTTCTAATTAGCTATCTGTTGCTAAAAGAGAAAGCTGAGAAAAAGACGATATCTATTCCAAATTTCTATTTGAAAAGAGTAATCCGTATATGGCCTCTTTATTTTTTATTAGTTACTATTGGCATCCTGCTATTTCCTTTTTTATTTGAGGTATTACATATCAAGTATACTTTTCCCTATAAGGTTGATCAAGTATGGCTTTTATTCTTGCTATTCTTACCTAGTGTAGTAACCTTTAAATTTGGCTCCCATTTATTGGAACCGCTTTGGTCAATTGGCGTAGAAGAGTGGTTTTATATTATCTGGGCACCTCTATTCAAATGGATAGATAATAAACTGGCATTTATTATCGGTATATTTTTGATCAAAATAATCCTGTTAACACTTTGTTTTAACAACATGATTGTGAACGATCTACTTGTACACCTGATTAAAACATTTGCATTTGAATCCATGGCTATTGGTGGACTTGGAGCTTATTTTCTATACAATACCTCTATGGATATACATCAATTGTATAAAAAGTATGCACCTCTAAATTACTTATTGTCAACTGTACTGTTTGTTTATTTCTTTTTCAGAGCATATGCTCATGCATTACTTGGATTTGATATTTTTGAAAGTTGGCTATTTTCTTATATCATCTTAAATTTTCTCTTTTTAAATCTGATTTTATTTTCCAGTGTTATACTAAGTTCAGAGTCATTTTTTAATAGATCATTTCTTGACTATGCAGGTAAAATCTCTTATGGTATTTACATGTACCATATGATTGTGATATTTGCGGTTATCCATCTTGGAAAAAAATATTTATTAAATCTGGATCCTTGGCTCAGTTTTACTATTTTTTATGTCCTTGTCATTGTGGGCACATGCATCACAGCGCATCTGTCTAAAAAATATTTTGAAGATTTTTTCATGAAATTCAGATCAAAATTGAATTAACTGAAGTCGCAATTAAATATCTTATGCTTCAAAAATTTTAAATCGTAAAAATTAAAAACAAAAAAAAACTTAGTCTTCCACAAATATTCTTATCTTTGTATCCCGTACATAAAGCAGATATTTAGGTCACTTTAGACCTTATATTTTGAAATCCATTATTGTTATGACTAAATATATTTTTGTTACGGGCGGCGTTACTTCGTCGTTAGGGAAGGGTATTATTGCATCTTCTCTTGCTAAACTTCTCCAAGCACGTGGCTACAAAGTAACCATTCAAAAATTCGACCCCTACATTAACATCGACCCAGGAACATTGAATCCCTATGAACATGGTGAGTGTTATGTTACTGAAGATGGCGCTGAAACGGATCTTGATTTGGGTTATTATGAACGTTTCTTAAATGTTCCAACTTCTCAAGCCAATAATGTAACTACAGGTCGTATTTATCAATCTGTTATCCAAAAAGAGCGTGAAGGTGCTTATTTAGGAAAAACTGTTCAAGTTGTTCCCCATATCACAGATGAGATTAAGAACCGGATGCAATTGTTAGGTCAAACGGGTCAATATGATATTGTCATTACAGAATTAGGTGGTACTGTTGGTGATATTGAATCATTGCCTTTCATTGAGGCTGTGCGTCAATTGAGATGGGAATTAGGCACAAATGATTCTGTAGTTATCCACTTAACATTAGTTCCTTATTTAGCTGCTGCAGGTGAATTGAAAACTAAACCTACACAACACTCTGTTAAAACATTATTGGAATACGGTATTCAACCTGATATTTTAGTTTGTCGTACGGAACATAAATTAACGCAGGAAATTCGTAAGAAATTGGCTTTGTTTTGCAATGTCAACCTGAATGCAGTAGTAGAATCAATTGATGCTCCTACCATTTACGATGTTCCTTTAAATATGTTGAAAGAGCAGTTAGACAAAACTGTATTGGCTAAATTGAAACTTTCGAATAAAAACGAACCTGATTTAGACAGCTGGAAAGCTTTCTTAGGTAAATTAAAAAATCCGACAAATGAAGTTAACATTGGTTTAGTGGGTAAATATGTAGAATTACCTGATGCTTATAAATCAATTGTTGAAAGTTTTATTCACGCTGGCGCTACTAATGAATGTAAAGTAAAATTAGCATACATTGCTGCTGAGAGTGTGAACGATGATAATGTTCAAGATAAATTGAAAGAAATGGATGGTGTACTTGTTGCACCTGGATTTGGTGAACGTGGCTTAGAAGGAAAATTGGCTTCTATTAAATATGTTCGCGAAAATAATATTCCTTTCTTTGGTATCTGTTTGGGAATGCAATGTTCAGTTATCGAATTTGGGCGTAACGTATTAGGTTTAAAAGATGCAAATAGTGTTGAAATGAATGCTGATACCCTAAATCCAGTAATCAATTTGATGGAGGATCAAAAAAATATTACCAATATGGGAGGTACTATGCGTTTAGGTGCTTATGACTGCGATGTCAAAAAAGGTACAAAAGCATATAGTATTTATGGAAAGACTAGAATTACGGAGCGTCATCGTCATCGTTATGAATTCAATAATGACTATTTAAAGCAGTATGAAGCCGCTGGTATGATTGCTTCAGGAATCAATCCAACTTCAGGTTTAGTGGAAATTGTGGAATTAAAAAACCATCCTTTTTTCGTTGCAGGACAATTTCATCCAGAATTAAAGTCAACTGTTGCAAATCCTCACCCACTTTTTGTTAGCTTTGTAGCCGCTGCTCTGTCAAATAAGAAAAATAAGATACAAAAGCAGGAAACAATTAAGTAAGTTTAATTTTTAAAAATGGATAGAAATACCCTTATTGGTTTACTTCTGATGTTCGGAATCATAGCTGGTTCATTTTATTTAATGAAACCATCCGACGTAGAAATAAAGAAAGAACAAGCTCTACAGGATTCGTTAGCGCGTGTTAAAAAAGGTTTAGCACCTTTAACTGACTCGACGAAAACAAATGGACAGATCGTAACAACGCAACCAGCACAGACTGCTGATTCTGCGACTTTAAAACTTCCTTTTGGAGCGACAAAATTTGGAACTGAGAAAATTATCACGTTAGAAAATGATAAGATCATTGCTAAAATAAGTTCTAAAGGTGGTCGTGTAAAATCTGTACAATTAAAAGGTGAGACAAATTTTAATGGTAAGCCATTACTGTTATTTGAAGGAGACGATAACAAATTTGGATTAAAATTTAATGTTGCTGGTCAAGCGATCAATACGAACGATTTATATTTCACATCTGAAGACGCTGATGTCAAAATCACAGGTGAAGATTCAAAATCAATCAAATTGAAATTGAATTATGGAGCTGATCAGTATATTGAATATGTTTACACTTTAAAAGGTCATGGGTACAATCTTGGACTGGATATCAATACAAAAGGTATCCAAAATAAAATTGATCAGAAATCAATTGATTTAGATTGGGAAACTATCTTACTTCAAAAGGAACAAAACATAGCCTCTGAACGTCAGAAATCTACCATTTATTATAAAGAAGGTGATAATGTTGATCATTTATCCGAAGCTAAGGATGAGGAAAAAGAATTGAAAGAAAAGGTAGTATGGATTGCATTTAAACAACACTATTTTTCTAATATTCTTTCTAGCAAAACTGGCTTTACCTCCACTAAAGTTGATGTAAAATCAACAAAGGAAGAGGGTGTTATTAAGCTTTATAGCTCTACTGCTCAGTTAGATTATGCAACACAAAGAGATAACAATTATTCTTTAAGCTTCTTTTTTGGACCGAATCAATACAAAACGTTAAAAGCTGAAGGTCATGATTTCCATAAGATTATCAATATGGGATGGGGTCCAATGCGTTGGATCAACCAGTTCATTACGGTACCTGTATTTGATTTCTTAGATGGATTTAATATGAGTTATGGTATTGTCATCCTAATTTTAACGTTATTGTTAAAATTAGTATTGTCACCATTGACATATAAATCATATCTATCTATGGCTAAAATGCGTGTTTTAAAACCTCAGTTAGATGAAATCAAAGCTAAAGTTGGGGAAGACAATGCTGTATTGCTTCAACAGGAACAAATGAAATTGTATAAAACGGCTGGTGTAAACCCCCTTGGAGGTTGTCTTCCTTTGGTTTTGCAAATGCCATTTACAATTGCCTTTTTCTATTTCTTTCCGAATTTATTCGAATTGAGAGGCGAAAGTTTCTTGTTCATGAAGGATATGTCCACGTATGATACTTTATTTTCTTTTGCTCCAATTTTTGGTGTGTTGAATCACGTATCATTAATGTGTGTGTTGATGACTTTGACAACATTGCTAACAACTTGGTATAATAATTCGACTTCAGGTGCTACAGGACAAATGAAATACATCGGTTATATTATGCCTTTAATTTTCTTCTTTGTCTTGAACAGCTTCCCTGCTGGTTTGAACTACTATTACTTCCTAAGTGCTATCCTAACATTCTTGACACAATTGATCATCCGCTCAATGGTTAATGATGATAAGATTTTAGCAAAATTGGAAAGCAATAAAAAGAATCCTAAAGTGCAGAAGAAATCGACTTTCCAATCTAGAATGGAAGAGGCGATGCGTCAAGCACAACAAAATAAAAAATAATATATACTATAATTAAGAACTTGAAAAAGAGGAAATCAGCGATTGGTTTCCTCTTTTTTCGTATGCTACTGTAGCAATCCGTTAAACAATACGTTAGATTTAGTGTTTAACAGTTACATTAAAATAAGATAAAAATGAAATTTAGCCAGACTTTAATAATAGCAACTCTTTTAGTAGGATTGAGCAGTTGCTCAATTTTCAGAAAGAAAGCAGACATGCATGATACCTCCAATACAACAAAAACAATCGAGATTACGGGTAAGAAATGGCAATTAATTGAATTAAATGGAAAAGCAATAGCTGAAAAGATAAATGGTCGTATACCATATTTGCAATTGGACGATAAAAACTACCTTGCCAATGCGGGCTGCAATACAATGGGTGGTGCGGTAAGTATTACAGGAAAAAATAAAATTAAATTTTCTCAAGGTATGTCAACGATGATGGCTTGTCCTGATCTGGATATTGAACATTCATTATCAAAAGCACTAATCGCTGCTGATGGATATATTATAAAAGAAGGTATTTTAAACCTAAATAAAGGCGCATCTACTTCTTTAGCTAAATTCAAATTGATGCCAGAAGCAACCACAGCAAATGCATTATCAGGAACTTGGGAATTGGACTATATATCGGGTCCTCGCATTGCTTTCAACGGTTTGTATCCAAATTCAAAACCAACCATTACTTTTGATCTAGCGTCAAATAAAGTTTCAGGTAACGGAAGTTGCAATACTTACAATACTAATTTCAAAACTGACGATCATAAAATCAATTTTGGCCCTATCATGTCTACAAAAATGGGGTGTGGAGGTTCTGGAGAACAGGTTTACTTCAGTACTTTGGAAAAAATTAATACCTATAGTGTTGACGGGCAAACACTAACGTTCATTATGGGTGATATTGCGATGATGCGTTTTCATAAAAAATAGGGATTAATTTAATACCATAAAAAAAGGATTCCAAATCAATTTGGAATCCTTTTTTTATGGTTAGTCAATGACCTTTTTAGACAAAGGCACTAAAACCTGTTATGCTTCTACCCACAATTAAAGAATTGATTTCTTTCGTGCCTTCGTATGAATAAATAGCTTCAGCATCAGCTAAGAACCGGGCAACATTATATTCCAACAAGATTCCATTCCCTCCCATTACTTCACGTGCTTTAGAGACGATATCCCGTGTACGTAATGAACAAAACACTTTTGCCAAAGAGGCATGTTCATCTTTCAATTCACCATTATCCTGAAGTTCAGATAACCGATACACCAGCGTCTGCATAGCCGTTAAATTAGATAACATTTCCACCAGGTGGTTTTGGATCAACTGAAAAGCAGCAATTGGTTTTCCAAATTGCTTCCGTTTTCTTGTATAATCTAGCGCATTTTCATAGGCTCCTCGCGCACAACCTACTGCCATCCATGCGACACCTGCCCTAGTCATTTGCAAAACCTTTGCCGTGTCTTTAAAACTATTTGCATTTTGTAAACGATCTGATTCTGGAATTAAGCAATCTGTTAATGTGATTAATCCATTTTGAACAATCCGCAAAGCCATCTTCCCTTTTATTTTTTCTACTTTAAAAGCAGGATTATCTTTACGAACAATAAAACCCTTTACTTCTCCATCATCTAAATCTCTTGCCCAAATAATCGTGATATCAGAAAAGGTTGAATTTCCAATCCATTTCTTTTGGCCATTAAGCACCCATCCCTCATCTGTTTTTTTGCATGTCGTGGTCAATCCCCCTGCTGCACCAGATCCTACCTCGGGCTCCGTAAGACCAAAAGCTCCTATAACTTTCATCTGTTGCATACGCGGCAGCCATTCTTCTTTTTGAGCATCAGAACCACAAATATAAATTGAGCCCATAGCCAAACCACTTTGAACACCAAAAAATGTTGCGATAGAGGCATCAACTCGCGCTATTTCAGCTGCAATTACCCCCTCCATTAGGGAACTTCCTCCAGCACATCCATAACCATCATAGGTGTAACCACAAATATTTAAAGCAGCAAATTTTTCTATAATTTCAAAGGGAAACTCATCTTTCAACCAATAACTATTAACTAAGGGGCTAATTTCCTTTTCCATAAAATCGCGAACTTTCA encodes the following:
- a CDS encoding acyltransferase family protein; its protein translation is MYKNISFFPNLNALRFVAALLVIFHHGEVIRAKNDFISYEHLSFFQNGSTAVKFFFVLSGFLISYLLLKEKAEKKTISIPNFYLKRVIRIWPLYFLLVTIGILLFPFLFEVLHIKYTFPYKVDQVWLLFLLFLPSVVTFKFGSHLLEPLWSIGVEEWFYIIWAPLFKWIDNKLAFIIGIFLIKIILLTLCFNNMIVNDLLVHLIKTFAFESMAIGGLGAYFLYNTSMDIHQLYKKYAPLNYLLSTVLFVYFFFRAYAHALLGFDIFESWLFSYIILNFLFLNLILFSSVILSSESFFNRSFLDYAGKISYGIYMYHMIVIFAVIHLGKKYLLNLDPWLSFTIFYVLVIVGTCITAHLSKKYFEDFFMKFRSKLN
- a CDS encoding CTP synthase; the encoded protein is MTKYIFVTGGVTSSLGKGIIASSLAKLLQARGYKVTIQKFDPYINIDPGTLNPYEHGECYVTEDGAETDLDLGYYERFLNVPTSQANNVTTGRIYQSVIQKEREGAYLGKTVQVVPHITDEIKNRMQLLGQTGQYDIVITELGGTVGDIESLPFIEAVRQLRWELGTNDSVVIHLTLVPYLAAAGELKTKPTQHSVKTLLEYGIQPDILVCRTEHKLTQEIRKKLALFCNVNLNAVVESIDAPTIYDVPLNMLKEQLDKTVLAKLKLSNKNEPDLDSWKAFLGKLKNPTNEVNIGLVGKYVELPDAYKSIVESFIHAGATNECKVKLAYIAAESVNDDNVQDKLKEMDGVLVAPGFGERGLEGKLASIKYVRENNIPFFGICLGMQCSVIEFGRNVLGLKDANSVEMNADTLNPVINLMEDQKNITNMGGTMRLGAYDCDVKKGTKAYSIYGKTRITERHRHRYEFNNDYLKQYEAAGMIASGINPTSGLVEIVELKNHPFFVAGQFHPELKSTVANPHPLFVSFVAAALSNKKNKIQKQETIK
- the yidC gene encoding membrane protein insertase YidC → MDRNTLIGLLLMFGIIAGSFYLMKPSDVEIKKEQALQDSLARVKKGLAPLTDSTKTNGQIVTTQPAQTADSATLKLPFGATKFGTEKIITLENDKIIAKISSKGGRVKSVQLKGETNFNGKPLLLFEGDDNKFGLKFNVAGQAINTNDLYFTSEDADVKITGEDSKSIKLKLNYGADQYIEYVYTLKGHGYNLGLDINTKGIQNKIDQKSIDLDWETILLQKEQNIASERQKSTIYYKEGDNVDHLSEAKDEEKELKEKVVWIAFKQHYFSNILSSKTGFTSTKVDVKSTKEEGVIKLYSSTAQLDYATQRDNNYSLSFFFGPNQYKTLKAEGHDFHKIINMGWGPMRWINQFITVPVFDFLDGFNMSYGIVILILTLLLKLVLSPLTYKSYLSMAKMRVLKPQLDEIKAKVGEDNAVLLQQEQMKLYKTAGVNPLGGCLPLVLQMPFTIAFFYFFPNLFELRGESFLFMKDMSTYDTLFSFAPIFGVLNHVSLMCVLMTLTTLLTTWYNNSTSGATGQMKYIGYIMPLIFFFVLNSFPAGLNYYYFLSAILTFLTQLIIRSMVNDDKILAKLESNKKNPKVQKKSTFQSRMEEAMRQAQQNKK
- a CDS encoding META domain-containing protein, yielding MKFSQTLIIATLLVGLSSCSIFRKKADMHDTSNTTKTIEITGKKWQLIELNGKAIAEKINGRIPYLQLDDKNYLANAGCNTMGGAVSITGKNKIKFSQGMSTMMACPDLDIEHSLSKALIAADGYIIKEGILNLNKGASTSLAKFKLMPEATTANALSGTWELDYISGPRIAFNGLYPNSKPTITFDLASNKVSGNGSCNTYNTNFKTDDHKINFGPIMSTKMGCGGSGEQVYFSTLEKINTYSVDGQTLTFIMGDIAMMRFHKK